One Corallococcus exiguus DNA segment encodes these proteins:
- a CDS encoding SGNH/GDSL hydrolase family protein, with product MSTRPLRALLFLAFLSTAAQASAESAPGLTASPVLPTAPAQAAAPAPAPRRTVLLLGDSLIATGFGEYLQNQLAAHPRIRCERRAKSSTGLARPDFFDWLEVGQQEVQQHQPDVVVVILGGNDGQALHTRQGRATVAWGKPDWQGEYRQRLTDFVTAISAPNRKIVWLELPATSRQRFEQKLTVIRDLQREVIAARGDAVHLDTRPYFTDARGKALKQARVEGFRKPMRLRMTDGVHFTVAGGRYFANKVYPEVLGVLGLEHLEPEEKHTTRPAIAPMKPAMQALAPTAPPGAPTAP from the coding sequence ATGTCGACCCGTCCTCTTCGCGCGCTCCTCTTCCTGGCGTTCCTGTCCACGGCGGCGCAGGCCTCCGCGGAATCCGCCCCCGGGCTGACCGCCTCGCCCGTGCTGCCCACCGCTCCGGCCCAGGCCGCCGCTCCGGCGCCAGCGCCCCGCCGCACCGTGTTGCTGTTGGGTGACAGCCTCATCGCCACGGGCTTCGGGGAGTACCTCCAGAACCAGCTCGCCGCGCACCCTCGCATCCGCTGTGAGCGCCGCGCGAAGTCGTCCACGGGCCTGGCGCGCCCGGACTTCTTCGACTGGCTGGAGGTCGGCCAGCAGGAGGTGCAGCAGCACCAGCCGGACGTCGTGGTGGTCATCCTGGGCGGCAACGACGGGCAGGCCCTGCACACGCGGCAGGGGCGCGCCACCGTGGCCTGGGGCAAGCCGGACTGGCAGGGCGAATACCGCCAGCGGCTGACGGACTTCGTCACGGCCATCTCCGCGCCGAACCGCAAGATTGTGTGGCTGGAGCTGCCCGCCACGAGCCGCCAGCGCTTCGAGCAGAAGCTCACGGTGATCCGCGACCTGCAGCGGGAGGTCATCGCCGCGCGCGGGGACGCCGTGCACCTGGACACGCGGCCCTACTTCACCGACGCGCGCGGCAAGGCGCTGAAGCAGGCCCGCGTGGAGGGCTTCCGCAAGCCCATGCGCCTGCGCATGACGGACGGCGTGCACTTCACCGTGGCCGGCGGGCGCTACTTCGCGAACAAGGTGTACCCGGAGGTGCTGGGCGTGCTGGGGCTGGAGCACCTGGAGCCCGAAGAGAAGCACACCACGCGCCCCGCCATCGCGCCTATGAAGCCGGCGATGCAGGCCCTGGCTCCGACGGCTCCGCCGGGAGCTCCGACGGCGCCGTAG
- a CDS encoding hybrid sensor histidine kinase/response regulator, with protein sequence MRGGSVMGRLILERDWSGTPLGPIASWPPTLRTLVSMCLTTRFPMFIYWGPERVQLYNDAGIPIMGAKHPDHALGPLRDVFPELWHPLGSMFDELERTKQANWAESQSLPIQRGGSAEEAYFTWSYSPVLDDDGKVVGFYTPALETTGQVLGQRRLRTLHLLTQRTGGAGSVEEACRAGLDALGENPADLPFTWLYVTDADGARASLVGSTGMGARSAAVPAHFDLRAPEAGGPAGGLLAPVAGTRQAWRVGDVNGWLGAPLPSEVAEPPRPALVLPLPHAEGDRDLGFLVVGLSPFLSPEGEYRGFLELVAGSLATAASSARSRQEAVERMERLAALDRAKTAFFSNVSHEFRTPLTLILGPVEDALSDPTEPLAPRLAERLSLVQRNATRLLKLVNTLLDFTRAEAGRVRAAFQPTDLSAFTAELVSQFESIAKRAQLTLTLDLPPLTEPVWVDREMWEKIVFNLLSNAMKFTFEGGVHVRLHIEDGQARLTVRDTGSGIPEAELPHIFERFHRVENARSRSHEGSGIGLSLVQELTKLHGGTVDVTSVLGQRTTFCVAVPLGSSHLPREQLVPEGRGPAHSVERSASAYVEEIRGWLAPTGPEDGARTSEGVRATPLLPPMSARVLVVDDNADLRKYITGLLDASVTVETAEDGYAALQAIRARPPDLVLSDVMMPRLGGFGLLRELRADPRLRAIPFVLLSARAGEEASVEGLEAGADDYLVKPFSARELAARVRTQLEMARVRREVAELSSREAVLQDAVRARDEFLSVVSHELKTPLAGFRLQLDLIERGLGPDAHARLGERLLFTRRQVHRLATVVETLLDMSLLSAGPVHLNVEDVDLAALVTEEVAQAREELCREGCEVTLRIAGPVRGRFDRARLEQVVQGLLSNALKYGPGKPVEVHVEQVGPSARLTVVDHGMGVRPEDRERIWQRFERAVSVRNFGGLGLGLWIARQVVEAHGGTVGLSETPGGGATFTVSLPLAGPQA encoded by the coding sequence CCGCCGACGCTGCGCACCCTGGTGAGCATGTGCCTGACGACGCGCTTCCCCATGTTCATCTACTGGGGACCGGAGCGCGTGCAGCTCTACAACGACGCGGGCATTCCCATCATGGGCGCCAAGCATCCAGACCATGCACTGGGGCCGCTGCGCGACGTCTTCCCGGAGCTGTGGCACCCGCTTGGCAGCATGTTCGACGAGCTGGAGCGCACGAAGCAGGCGAACTGGGCGGAGAGCCAGTCGCTGCCCATCCAGCGGGGTGGCTCCGCCGAGGAGGCCTACTTCACCTGGTCTTACAGCCCGGTGCTGGATGACGACGGCAAGGTGGTGGGCTTCTACACACCGGCCCTGGAGACGACAGGGCAGGTCCTGGGGCAGCGGCGATTGCGCACGCTGCACCTGCTCACCCAGCGCACAGGCGGCGCGGGCTCCGTGGAGGAGGCGTGCCGTGCCGGCCTGGACGCCCTGGGGGAGAACCCCGCCGACCTGCCCTTCACGTGGCTCTACGTCACGGACGCGGACGGGGCACGGGCCTCGCTCGTGGGCTCCACCGGCATGGGCGCCCGGAGCGCGGCGGTGCCCGCGCACTTCGACCTGCGCGCGCCGGAGGCTGGAGGGCCCGCGGGAGGGCTCCTGGCTCCGGTGGCGGGCACGCGCCAGGCCTGGCGGGTGGGCGACGTGAATGGGTGGCTTGGCGCACCGCTGCCGTCGGAGGTCGCGGAGCCGCCCCGGCCCGCCCTGGTGCTGCCGCTGCCGCACGCGGAAGGGGACCGAGACCTGGGCTTCCTGGTGGTGGGCCTGAGCCCCTTCCTGAGCCCCGAGGGGGAGTACCGGGGCTTCCTCGAACTGGTGGCGGGGTCGCTGGCCACGGCTGCCTCCAGTGCGCGTTCGCGGCAGGAGGCCGTGGAGCGGATGGAGCGGCTCGCGGCGCTGGACCGGGCCAAGACGGCCTTCTTCAGCAACGTGAGCCACGAGTTCCGCACGCCCCTGACGCTGATTCTCGGGCCCGTGGAGGACGCGCTGTCGGATCCAACGGAGCCGCTGGCCCCGCGTCTGGCGGAGCGGCTGTCCCTGGTGCAGCGCAATGCCACCCGGCTGCTCAAGCTGGTCAACACGCTGCTCGACTTCACCCGAGCGGAGGCCGGACGCGTGCGCGCGGCCTTCCAGCCCACGGACCTGTCCGCCTTCACCGCGGAGCTGGTGAGCCAGTTCGAGTCCATCGCGAAGCGAGCCCAGCTCACCCTCACGCTCGACCTGCCGCCGCTGACAGAGCCCGTCTGGGTGGACCGCGAGATGTGGGAGAAGATTGTCTTCAACCTGCTCTCCAACGCGATGAAGTTCACGTTCGAGGGAGGCGTCCACGTCCGGCTGCACATTGAGGACGGCCAGGCGCGGCTGACGGTCCGGGACACCGGCAGCGGCATCCCGGAGGCGGAGCTGCCGCACATCTTCGAGCGCTTCCACCGCGTGGAGAACGCCCGTTCGCGCAGCCACGAGGGCAGCGGCATTGGCCTGAGCCTGGTGCAGGAGCTGACGAAGCTGCACGGAGGCACCGTGGACGTGACGAGCGTGCTGGGGCAGCGCACGACCTTCTGTGTCGCGGTGCCCCTGGGCAGCAGTCACCTGCCGCGCGAGCAGCTCGTTCCCGAGGGAAGAGGTCCCGCGCACTCCGTCGAGCGGAGCGCGTCCGCCTACGTCGAGGAGATCCGCGGATGGCTGGCGCCGACGGGCCCGGAGGATGGGGCGCGAACTTCGGAAGGAGTGAGGGCCACTCCGCTGCTGCCACCCATGTCCGCGAGGGTGCTGGTGGTGGACGACAACGCGGACCTGCGCAAATACATCACGGGGCTTTTGGACGCGTCGGTGACGGTGGAGACAGCGGAGGACGGCTACGCCGCGCTCCAGGCCATCCGCGCGCGCCCGCCCGACCTGGTGTTGAGCGACGTGATGATGCCGCGCCTGGGCGGCTTCGGTCTGCTGCGCGAGCTGCGCGCGGATCCCCGGCTGCGGGCCATCCCCTTCGTCCTCTTGTCAGCGCGCGCGGGCGAGGAGGCTTCGGTGGAGGGCCTGGAGGCGGGCGCGGATGACTACCTGGTGAAGCCCTTCTCCGCGCGTGAGCTGGCGGCACGGGTGCGCACGCAGCTGGAGATGGCGCGGGTGCGCAGGGAGGTGGCGGAGCTGTCGTCGCGCGAGGCGGTGTTGCAGGACGCGGTCCGCGCGCGGGACGAGTTCCTGTCGGTGGTGAGCCACGAATTGAAGACGCCGCTGGCGGGCTTCCGGCTCCAGTTGGATCTCATCGAGAGGGGCCTGGGGCCGGACGCGCACGCCCGGTTGGGCGAGCGGCTCCTGTTCACGCGGCGGCAGGTGCATCGTCTGGCCACGGTGGTGGAGACGCTGCTCGACATGTCCCTGCTGTCCGCGGGGCCGGTGCACCTGAACGTGGAGGACGTGGACCTCGCCGCGTTGGTGACGGAGGAGGTGGCCCAGGCGCGGGAGGAACTGTGCCGCGAGGGCTGCGAAGTGACCTTGCGAATCGCGGGTCCGGTGCGGGGCCGCTTCGACAGGGCGCGCCTGGAGCAGGTGGTGCAGGGCCTGCTGTCCAACGCGTTGAAGTACGGACCGGGCAAGCCGGTGGAGGTGCACGTGGAGCAGGTGGGCCCGAGCGCGCGCCTGACGGTGGTGGACCACGGCATGGGCGTGCGCCCCGAGGACCGGGAGCGCATCTGGCAGCGCTTCGAGCGCGCGGTATCCGTGCGCAACTTCGGAGGCCTGGGCCTGGGCTTGTGGATCGCCCGTCAGGTGGTGGAGGCCCACGGCGGCACCGTGGGCCTGTCCGAGACGCCAGGGGGCGGCGCCACCTTCACGGTGTCACTGCCCCTGGCGGGACCGCAGGCCTGA
- a CDS encoding alpha/beta fold hydrolase has translation MRRTVELTDMAGNDEGPRVLLLPGLGARGSGFRELALRLTDVARPVMVEYPEGEHAACGARALAEQVLRVTGKVDAVVASSFGGMVAAHLAAGGATRGVAFLGAFTRTSHVGPRGRLISMMGPIAVLGRPGRVAASLAAWRPVASHQVADVVPTTLLEQLTTLRRAFSIHTEPPPPDLRPLNVSCLCIQGDRDVLVPPSSLERLAASLPEGTPRHLLRGAGHVPYFSHPEECARLLTPWLQALAPAGLAVLTARGLGADAGSVA, from the coding sequence ATGCGTCGCACGGTGGAACTGACGGACATGGCAGGGAATGACGAGGGGCCCCGTGTCCTCTTGTTGCCCGGGCTGGGCGCGCGTGGATCAGGCTTTCGTGAACTCGCCCTGCGGCTGACGGACGTGGCGCGTCCCGTCATGGTCGAGTACCCGGAAGGCGAGCATGCGGCGTGTGGCGCGAGGGCCCTGGCGGAGCAGGTGCTGCGCGTCACGGGCAAGGTGGACGCGGTGGTGGCCAGCTCCTTTGGCGGCATGGTGGCGGCGCACCTGGCCGCGGGCGGCGCGACGCGTGGGGTTGCTTTCCTGGGAGCGTTCACGCGCACCTCGCACGTGGGACCTCGCGGAAGGCTCATCTCGATGATGGGACCCATCGCGGTGCTGGGACGTCCCGGACGCGTCGCTGCGTCGCTGGCGGCCTGGCGCCCGGTGGCCTCCCATCAGGTGGCGGATGTGGTGCCCACCACGCTGCTGGAGCAGCTGACGACGCTGCGGCGCGCGTTCTCCATCCACACGGAGCCGCCGCCGCCGGACCTGCGCCCGCTGAACGTGTCGTGTCTGTGCATCCAGGGGGACCGCGACGTGCTGGTGCCGCCGTCTTCGTTGGAGCGGCTGGCCGCGTCGCTGCCGGAGGGCACACCCCGGCACCTGCTGCGCGGCGCGGGACACGTTCCCTATTTCTCACACCCGGAGGAGTGCGCGCGGCTGCTCACGCCATGGCTCCAGGCGCTCGCGCCCGCGGGGCTCGCGGTGCTGACGGCCCGGGGGCTCGGGGCGGACGCAGGCTCCGTGGCCTGA
- a CDS encoding RNA polymerase sigma factor yields MVTVNLHAFGEFVRKHRPALEVRAARLCAGSAVDSTELVGETLERALSVFERLQDQDTASVTQWLDGAMSRCFSRMGGQLPDARAAAPDLQQTFDLLRARFREVYAQPAFGKSAGVTGGWRM; encoded by the coding sequence ATGGTCACCGTGAATCTGCATGCCTTCGGGGAGTTTGTTCGCAAGCATCGTCCGGCCCTGGAGGTTCGGGCCGCGAGGCTTTGCGCTGGGAGTGCCGTCGACTCCACGGAGCTGGTGGGCGAGACGCTGGAGCGCGCCCTGTCCGTTTTCGAGCGACTTCAGGACCAGGACACCGCGTCCGTGACGCAGTGGCTGGATGGCGCCATGAGCCGCTGCTTCTCGCGGATGGGCGGACAGCTGCCGGACGCGCGCGCCGCGGCGCCGGACCTTCAGCAGACGTTCGACCTGCTGCGTGCGCGCTTCCGTGAGGTTTACGCGCAGCCGGCGTTCGGCAAGAGCGCGGGCGTCACCGGCGGCTGGCGGATGTAA
- a CDS encoding AAA family ATPase, producing MMRRTDEESGQGEAPRDERAPDDLMPVLRVEYDTDVQEGHAAPVLRVRASWPPQESEDAEPAPKVTEVKGRASAKARTLTFRELDSAALASMPASHRVNRAVPARPAGQGNAATGTVEASAPDLLRSDDAADKRPPVEAPAPDLVRVDDSADKRPPVEAPAPDLVRVDDSADMPPPEVAPATNLVRVDDVANARPPEEAPARDVSASGDVTPAEREAMQAAVSSGRRREQWVAPTYLPEDLRDALVAERSQYRAQRIQEAREVGLAGPGVLGLVPVPAADPDWSGGSLLGFLGEELVFAGNIVHLDFESGRVFASSDSGEDLDRRVLSCERWCYRPYDFAEALCAAAAAYEDRTSDLTNALARAKGELLPSTPSPRDAELIPVDRLWRQPWGSIWGPPGTGKTTAVADLIARALRAYPNERILAVAPTNRAADELVMRVSALLERDPIPLRPLARSIFRGGTGASESLHKLPTVAMEENKTSKLLNTIEQRERELTLERSRGGPAPELARMQAELRSLRGRVKDPTLKEAEKGESPLMVLTVHRALRLVSELEGEETFQRLVVDEAGMVTRAATALLAPLARQVTLAGDPKQIGPVSRAAEGAGKGTQTWLRASALSHLEDAVKDAERPDVLLLRTQHRMHPDIAKVVSHFCYGGALEDGDIVKDRAQRPAPVPAFPSRAMWLVLDGLSRDTRRLTHGRGETGSGYQRELSAELAVTLARQSVRLGLTVLCVTPYRAQAALLRKLGNAAGLRHDMFSASTIHRQQGTQYDVVMVDTVAGGRPFPPHTLVPILNVAASRAKEYLLVLASRAEARASPVPARFLSLLPRVRVHAGTPPKLELLATQPRPPPPPPPPLVPVGLGGEIAGGKDTGPLFTQEQVSLFERRFDDGHHLVRGVAGSGKTYVLAHWAARYLLENPRARVLVSFYNRSLTPLVDKLLMEALTVRAGPEQLRALRAQVTVKHVGALRRLEPHAFDAVFVDEAQDMDAKGLAALHALVRPRVGEDGRESRCFQLFMDDSQNVYGQAPIDSLKDQLPEGLSFRGRTRVLKETFRATRDILDVAFNVVLDPLRQHRVTDPGMREYMKAGELARERLLWLPEETLEGLYRVQSTERGGVLPQAKDFASSTSEARWVAKEIARLVHEEGVHPGDILVVAPVMPASFTDALRKAGVPAEAYGGKGGRDVTDFRVSGVDHVRATTVFSCKGHECPVVFFAGLEALDSIEAWMAGSRQRNERENERIRRAMFYVGATRAMKRQYLTGVRGGRFLRVAASYVETLSGHRPAP from the coding sequence ATGATGCGCAGGACGGACGAGGAGTCGGGTCAGGGGGAGGCGCCGCGGGACGAGCGTGCTCCGGATGACCTCATGCCCGTGCTCCGCGTGGAGTACGACACCGACGTCCAGGAGGGACACGCCGCGCCCGTGCTCCGGGTCCGCGCGTCGTGGCCGCCGCAGGAGTCGGAGGACGCCGAGCCCGCGCCGAAGGTGACGGAGGTGAAGGGCAGGGCGTCCGCGAAGGCGAGGACGCTGACCTTCCGGGAGCTGGACTCCGCGGCGCTGGCGTCCATGCCGGCCTCCCACCGCGTGAACCGCGCGGTGCCGGCGCGTCCCGCCGGACAGGGGAACGCTGCCACTGGCACGGTCGAGGCGTCCGCGCCGGACCTCCTTCGTTCGGACGACGCGGCCGACAAGCGCCCTCCGGTGGAGGCACCCGCGCCGGACCTCGTCCGCGTGGACGACTCGGCCGACAAGCGCCCTCCGGTGGAGGCACCCGCGCCGGACCTCGTCCGCGTGGACGACTCGGCCGACATGCCGCCTCCCGAGGTGGCACCCGCGACGAACCTCGTTCGCGTGGACGACGTCGCCAACGCGCGTCCCCCGGAAGAGGCCCCGGCCCGCGACGTGTCCGCCTCCGGCGACGTCACCCCGGCGGAACGCGAGGCCATGCAGGCCGCCGTGTCCTCCGGGCGCCGCCGGGAACAGTGGGTCGCCCCCACCTATCTTCCGGAGGACCTGCGCGACGCGCTGGTGGCCGAGCGCAGCCAGTACCGCGCGCAGCGAATCCAGGAGGCGCGCGAAGTGGGCCTGGCCGGGCCGGGCGTCCTGGGGCTGGTGCCCGTTCCCGCCGCGGATCCGGACTGGTCCGGAGGCTCGCTGCTCGGCTTCCTGGGCGAGGAGCTGGTCTTCGCCGGGAACATCGTCCACCTGGACTTCGAGTCCGGCCGCGTCTTCGCCTCCTCCGACTCCGGTGAGGACCTGGACCGCCGCGTCCTCTCCTGCGAGCGCTGGTGCTACCGGCCCTACGACTTCGCGGAGGCCCTGTGCGCGGCGGCGGCCGCCTACGAGGACCGCACCTCCGACCTCACCAACGCCCTGGCGCGCGCGAAGGGCGAGCTCCTCCCGTCCACGCCGTCTCCACGCGACGCGGAGCTCATCCCCGTGGACCGGCTGTGGCGCCAGCCGTGGGGCAGCATCTGGGGCCCTCCCGGCACCGGCAAGACGACGGCCGTCGCGGACCTCATCGCCCGAGCCCTGCGCGCCTACCCCAACGAGCGCATCCTCGCGGTGGCCCCCACCAACCGCGCCGCGGACGAACTGGTGATGCGCGTCAGCGCCCTGCTGGAGCGCGACCCCATCCCGCTTCGCCCCCTGGCCCGCAGCATCTTCCGCGGCGGCACCGGCGCCAGCGAGTCCCTCCACAAGTTGCCCACCGTGGCGATGGAGGAGAACAAGACGAGCAAGCTGCTCAACACCATCGAGCAGCGCGAGCGTGAGCTCACCCTGGAGCGCTCCCGGGGAGGCCCCGCGCCGGAGCTCGCCCGCATGCAGGCGGAGCTGCGCAGCTTGCGTGGCCGCGTGAAGGACCCCACGCTCAAGGAGGCGGAGAAGGGCGAAAGCCCCCTCATGGTGCTCACCGTGCACCGCGCCCTGCGGCTGGTGTCGGAGCTGGAAGGCGAGGAGACCTTCCAGCGGCTCGTGGTGGACGAGGCCGGCATGGTGACGCGCGCGGCGACGGCGCTGCTCGCCCCGCTGGCCCGGCAGGTGACGCTCGCGGGCGACCCCAAGCAGATTGGCCCCGTGAGCCGAGCGGCGGAAGGGGCGGGGAAGGGCACCCAGACGTGGCTGCGCGCCAGCGCCCTGTCCCACCTGGAGGACGCGGTGAAGGACGCGGAGCGCCCGGACGTGCTGCTCCTGCGCACCCAGCACCGCATGCACCCGGACATCGCGAAGGTGGTGAGCCACTTCTGCTACGGCGGCGCGCTGGAGGACGGCGACATCGTGAAGGACCGGGCCCAGAGGCCCGCGCCCGTGCCCGCCTTCCCGTCCCGCGCGATGTGGCTGGTGCTGGATGGCCTGAGCCGCGACACCCGCCGCCTCACGCACGGCCGAGGCGAGACGGGCTCCGGCTACCAGCGCGAGCTGTCCGCGGAGCTCGCCGTGACGCTGGCCCGCCAGTCCGTGCGCCTGGGCCTCACGGTGCTGTGCGTGACGCCCTACCGCGCGCAGGCGGCGCTCCTGCGCAAGCTGGGCAACGCGGCGGGCCTGCGCCACGACATGTTCAGCGCCTCCACCATCCACCGGCAGCAGGGCACCCAGTACGACGTGGTGATGGTGGACACGGTGGCCGGCGGACGGCCCTTCCCGCCGCACACCTTGGTGCCCATCCTCAACGTCGCCGCCAGCCGCGCGAAGGAATACCTGCTGGTGCTCGCCTCGCGCGCGGAGGCCCGCGCCTCGCCCGTGCCCGCGCGCTTCCTGTCGCTGCTCCCCCGCGTGCGCGTCCACGCCGGCACGCCGCCGAAGCTGGAGCTGCTCGCCACCCAGCCGCGTCCGCCGCCGCCACCGCCGCCGCCACTGGTGCCCGTGGGCCTGGGCGGAGAAATCGCGGGTGGCAAGGACACTGGACCGCTCTTCACGCAGGAGCAGGTCTCCCTCTTCGAGCGCCGCTTCGACGACGGCCACCACCTGGTGCGCGGCGTGGCCGGCAGCGGCAAGACGTACGTGCTGGCGCACTGGGCCGCGCGCTACCTGTTGGAGAACCCGCGCGCCCGGGTGCTGGTGTCCTTCTACAACCGCTCGCTCACGCCGCTCGTGGACAAGCTGCTCATGGAGGCGCTCACCGTGCGCGCGGGCCCGGAGCAGCTGCGCGCGCTCAGGGCCCAGGTGACGGTGAAGCACGTGGGCGCGCTGCGGCGGCTGGAACCCCACGCCTTCGACGCCGTCTTCGTGGACGAGGCGCAGGACATGGACGCCAAGGGACTGGCGGCCCTGCACGCGCTGGTGCGCCCCCGCGTGGGCGAGGACGGCCGCGAGTCCCGCTGCTTCCAGCTGTTCATGGACGACTCGCAGAACGTCTACGGCCAGGCGCCCATCGACAGCTTGAAGGATCAGCTCCCCGAAGGGCTGTCCTTCCGGGGCCGCACCCGCGTGCTCAAGGAGACCTTCCGCGCGACGCGCGACATCCTCGACGTGGCCTTCAACGTGGTGCTGGACCCGTTGCGCCAGCACCGCGTCACCGACCCCGGCATGCGCGAGTACATGAAGGCCGGAGAGCTGGCCCGCGAGCGGCTCCTGTGGCTGCCGGAGGAGACGCTGGAAGGCCTCTACCGCGTGCAGTCCACCGAGCGCGGCGGCGTGCTTCCCCAGGCGAAGGACTTCGCCTCCAGCACCAGCGAGGCGCGCTGGGTGGCCAAGGAGATTGCCCGGCTCGTGCACGAGGAGGGCGTCCACCCCGGCGACATCCTGGTGGTGGCGCCAGTGATGCCCGCGTCGTTCACGGACGCGCTGCGCAAGGCGGGCGTGCCCGCGGAGGCCTACGGCGGCAAGGGCGGCCGGGACGTGACGGACTTCCGGGTGAGCGGCGTGGACCACGTGCGCGCCACCACGGTGTTCTCATGCAAGGGCCACGAGTGCCCCGTCGTCTTCTTCGCGGGACTGGAGGCCCTGGACTCCATCGAGGCGTGGATGGCGGGCTCTCGCCAGCGCAACGAGCGCGAGAACGAACGCATCCGCCGCGCGATGTTCTACGTGGGGGCCACCCGCGCGATGAAGCGCCAGTACCTCACCGGCGTGCGTGGGGGCCGCTTCCTCCGGGTGGCCGCGTCCTACGTGGAGACGCTGTCCGGCCACCGCCCGGCGCCCTGA
- a CDS encoding YgiQ family radical SAM protein, whose product MASITPRYAHPFLPVTRADMQARGWEQCDIIIVSGDAYVDHPAFGPVLIARFLEGRGFKVGIIPQPDWHSAEPFKALGAPRLFFGVAAGNLDSMLNRLTAQKKNRSEDQYSPGGRTNCRPDRASIVYAQRCREAFPDVPVVLGGIEASLRRIAHFDYWSEKVRRSILFDAKADLLVFGMGERPIWEIADRLNRGERIEDLKDIRGTAHLINDAAMKALEADPAKRAADHDKVVVLPSYEEVVADTRAFAVMSRDFQMETNPGNARAIAQRHGNRAIYMNPPARPLEDGAGQRPGDTATVAMDELYDLKLNRVPHPMYKEPIPAYETVKHSVVLMRGCFGGCTFCSITEHEGRVIQSRSAQSVLREVREVRRMGDFRGTITDLGGPTANMYKLKCKSEDIESRCRKLSCVHPGVCENLQTDHGPLISLMKQVREEPGIKHVFIASGVRYDLAERSPEYVKELAAHHVGGQLSVAPEHVSPRVLEKMKKPGIESFERFQNMFACASEDAGKEQYDIAYFISGHPGSTLEDMVMLAQWLKEKGKRPRQVQDFIPTPMSVATAMYYTGLDPLKMEPVYTAKGLREKRLQKALLLYWNPEHWPLAREALKLAGREDLIGRGPKALVPPESAAEASRLRRASENAEAGEGLATNAWPRPAQPRPSGPRGGGRTPRPGPRGR is encoded by the coding sequence ATGGCCTCCATCACTCCGCGTTACGCCCACCCGTTCCTCCCCGTCACCCGCGCCGACATGCAGGCCCGGGGGTGGGAGCAGTGCGACATCATCATCGTGAGCGGGGACGCCTACGTGGACCACCCGGCCTTCGGGCCGGTGCTCATCGCGCGCTTCCTGGAGGGGCGGGGGTTCAAGGTGGGCATCATCCCCCAGCCGGACTGGCACTCGGCGGAGCCCTTCAAGGCGCTGGGGGCGCCCAGGCTCTTCTTCGGGGTGGCGGCGGGCAACCTGGACTCGATGCTCAACCGGCTGACGGCCCAGAAGAAGAACCGCTCGGAGGACCAGTACAGCCCGGGCGGGCGCACCAACTGCCGGCCGGACCGGGCCTCCATCGTCTACGCGCAGCGCTGCCGGGAGGCCTTCCCGGACGTGCCCGTCGTGCTGGGCGGCATCGAGGCCAGCCTCCGGCGCATCGCGCACTTCGACTACTGGAGCGAGAAGGTGCGCCGCTCCATCCTCTTCGACGCCAAGGCGGACCTGCTGGTGTTCGGCATGGGCGAGCGGCCCATCTGGGAGATCGCCGACCGGCTCAACCGGGGCGAGCGCATCGAGGACCTGAAGGACATCCGGGGCACCGCGCACCTCATCAACGACGCGGCGATGAAGGCCCTGGAGGCGGACCCGGCGAAGCGCGCGGCGGACCACGACAAGGTGGTGGTGCTGCCCTCGTACGAAGAGGTGGTGGCGGACACGCGCGCCTTCGCGGTGATGAGCCGGGACTTCCAGATGGAGACCAACCCCGGCAACGCGCGCGCCATCGCGCAGCGCCACGGCAACCGCGCCATCTACATGAACCCGCCCGCCCGGCCGCTGGAGGACGGCGCCGGACAGAGGCCCGGGGACACGGCCACGGTGGCCATGGACGAGCTGTATGACCTGAAGCTCAACCGCGTGCCGCACCCCATGTACAAGGAGCCCATCCCCGCCTACGAGACGGTGAAGCACTCGGTGGTGCTGATGCGCGGGTGCTTTGGCGGCTGCACCTTCTGCTCCATCACGGAGCACGAGGGGCGCGTCATCCAGAGCCGCTCCGCGCAGAGCGTGCTGCGCGAGGTGCGCGAGGTGCGGCGCATGGGGGACTTCCGGGGGACGATCACCGACCTGGGTGGGCCCACGGCGAACATGTACAAGCTCAAGTGCAAGAGCGAGGACATCGAGAGCCGCTGCCGCAAGCTGTCCTGCGTGCACCCGGGCGTGTGCGAGAACCTCCAGACGGACCACGGGCCGCTCATCTCGCTGATGAAGCAGGTGCGCGAGGAGCCGGGCATCAAGCACGTCTTCATCGCGAGCGGCGTGCGGTACGACCTGGCGGAGCGCTCGCCGGAGTACGTGAAGGAGCTGGCGGCGCACCACGTGGGCGGCCAGCTGTCCGTGGCGCCGGAGCACGTGTCGCCGCGCGTGCTGGAGAAGATGAAGAAGCCCGGCATCGAGAGCTTCGAGCGCTTCCAGAACATGTTCGCGTGCGCCAGCGAGGACGCGGGCAAGGAGCAGTACGACATCGCCTACTTCATCAGCGGCCACCCCGGCTCCACGCTGGAGGACATGGTGATGCTGGCGCAGTGGCTGAAGGAGAAGGGCAAGCGGCCCCGCCAGGTGCAGGACTTCATCCCCACGCCCATGTCGGTGGCCACGGCCATGTATTACACGGGCCTGGACCCGCTGAAGATGGAGCCCGTGTACACGGCGAAGGGCCTGCGCGAGAAGCGGCTGCAGAAGGCGCTGCTCCTCTACTGGAACCCGGAGCACTGGCCGCTGGCGCGCGAGGCGCTGAAGCTGGCCGGGCGCGAGGACCTGATTGGACGGGGCCCCAAGGCGCTGGTGCCGCCGGAGTCCGCCGCGGAGGCCTCGCGCCTGCGGCGTGCCTCGGAGAACGCGGAAGCCGGGGAGGGCCTGGCGACGAACGCATGGCCCCGGCCGGCGCAGCCACGTCCGTCCGGGCCTCGGGGTGGGGGCCGCACGCCGCGTCCGGGCCCACGCGGGCGGTAG